A portion of the Bacteroides faecium genome contains these proteins:
- a CDS encoding DUF3990 domain-containing protein → MLTVYHGSTYRVEQPLAGVCRPNLDFGIGFYLTNLKEQATRWALRTADIRHENSVWLNIYSLDIDACRNSPYHYLHFTTYDAHWLDFVVACRQGNAIWQDYDIIEGGIADDRVIRTIDLYMRGDYTREEALSRLSHQEPNNQICITNQKVIDEHLHFVDATLLPFPSFSKEIPNADIVMQGKYYSIVELLAIRLHISSLQALDIFYNSEIYQRIIHRLGDLYLMSDAYIVDELIRELQKRQG, encoded by the coding sequence ATGTTAACTGTTTACCATGGCTCTACTTACCGTGTAGAACAACCGTTAGCCGGAGTATGCCGGCCGAATCTTGATTTCGGAATAGGCTTCTATCTTACAAATTTAAAGGAACAGGCAACTCGTTGGGCACTTCGCACAGCTGATATTCGTCATGAAAATAGCGTATGGCTCAATATTTATTCACTGGATATAGACGCTTGTCGTAACTCTCCTTATCATTATTTACACTTTACCACATATGATGCACATTGGTTGGATTTTGTTGTAGCGTGTAGACAAGGAAACGCTATATGGCAGGACTATGACATAATAGAAGGCGGTATAGCAGACGACCGCGTGATACGTACTATCGACCTCTATATGCGTGGTGACTATACTCGTGAAGAAGCATTATCACGTTTGAGTCATCAAGAACCTAACAATCAAATTTGTATTACGAACCAAAAAGTAATTGACGAACACTTACATTTTGTAGACGCTACACTTTTGCCTTTCCCGTCTTTCTCAAAAGAAATTCCCAATGCTGATATTGTAATGCAAGGCAAATATTATAGTATTGTAGAGTTGCTTGCTATCCGCCTACACATTTCCAGTTTGCAGGCACTTGATATATTCTATAATAGTGAAATCTATCAGCGTATTATCCATCGTCTTGGGGATTTATATTTGATGAGTGATGCGTATATTGTAGATGAATTAATAAGAGAATTACAAAAGAGACAAGGTTAG
- a CDS encoding DUF3791 domain-containing protein, whose amino-acid sequence MTLKEKQLEFIIYCIENTAERLGRYSSDVYNKLKELGAIDGYINAFYDTLHTQGKAYIVDSLLEYIYHRDPQWLPEDYRPFQVSTQQKGDKSC is encoded by the coding sequence ATGACCCTTAAAGAAAAGCAGTTAGAGTTTATCATCTATTGTATAGAGAATACAGCCGAACGATTAGGACGTTATAGTTCGGATGTATATAACAAACTAAAGGAATTAGGTGCCATAGACGGCTATATAAATGCTTTTTATGATACTTTGCATACCCAAGGCAAAGCATACATAGTAGATTCTTTATTAGAATATATCTATCATCGTGATCCGCAATGGTTACCGGAAGATTATCGCCCTTTTCAAGTTTCGACACAACAAAAAGGAGATAAGTCATGTTAA
- a CDS encoding DUF3575 domain-containing protein: MKIKGIIILLFIFWGSILQCSAQKAAVKTNLFYGIYSSSPNIEAEFGLSPRSTIELGGGFNLFTSGKSSANKKLVHWLGSAEYRYWTCERFNGHFWGIHILGSQYNIAGHHLPLLFGDDSGQYRYEGWGIGGGISYGYHFLLSNRWSLEANIGMGYARLHYDKFRCETCGEKTGTENRNYFGPTKAAISLIFLIK; the protein is encoded by the coding sequence ATGAAGATAAAAGGCATAATAATTCTACTTTTCATATTTTGGGGAAGCATCTTACAATGTTCAGCTCAGAAGGCAGCGGTAAAAACAAACCTGTTTTACGGTATATATTCAAGTTCGCCTAATATAGAAGCCGAGTTCGGACTTTCACCGCGTAGTACGATAGAACTGGGCGGCGGCTTTAACTTGTTTACATCCGGCAAGTCGTCTGCAAACAAGAAGCTGGTACATTGGCTCGGTTCGGCAGAATATCGTTATTGGACATGTGAAAGGTTCAACGGACATTTTTGGGGAATACATATATTAGGCTCCCAATACAATATAGCAGGTCATCATCTGCCACTTCTATTCGGAGATGATTCCGGTCAATATCGTTATGAAGGATGGGGAATAGGTGGAGGTATATCGTATGGCTACCATTTTCTTCTAAGTAATCGTTGGAGTCTCGAAGCGAATATAGGCATGGGATATGCCCGGTTGCATTACGATAAGTTTCGATGTGAGACTTGTGGTGAAAAGACCGGAACGGAAAACCGCAACTACTTTGGGCCGACTAAAGCTGCAATCTCACTTATATTTCTCATAAAATAA
- a CDS encoding DUF3868 domain-containing protein produces the protein MIKVKSTLWLLTILLLASPLLYGENLPDKWYTGTIQPKALELQQVGDSLHIQMLYDFDKIKVSSNHSIELIPVLIAGNHQMELPEISLKGRNNYQNLKRKLALMSTLERDLYQSEAPYHILKGYGATGKEQVRYSLVIPFESWMKDARLDIKKEVMGCCKPGKLLSTFPLFSTIALEQFSIPYQVIPHISYVQPQVEPIKKREMACEVFLDFVVSKTDIKPDYMNNPSELKKIASMLAEMKSDTTISIRGISVIGYASPEGSFLFNRQLSEGRAKALVNYLLPRFSFSKELYKVEYGGENWAGLRKMVAESDMLEKEGILHIIDNIPASINYNTNTSRKKSLMLYKQGEPYRYMLHEYYPHLRKAICKIEYNVQNFNIEQAKIQLHSRPQDLSLNEIYQVALTYENGSPEFIELFETAVRIFPDDEVANLNAASAALSHGDTVLAEEYLKKTKIAVPEYENTVGVLHLLKGEYKQAEVHLNKAAESGLRQARLNLEELAKRRVISKQ, from the coding sequence ATGATAAAAGTAAAATCAACCTTATGGTTACTGACCATATTACTACTGGCTTCACCCTTATTATATGGAGAAAACCTACCAGATAAATGGTACACGGGAACCATACAACCAAAAGCTCTTGAACTACAACAAGTAGGAGACTCTTTACACATTCAAATGCTTTACGACTTTGATAAGATAAAAGTCAGTTCCAATCATTCTATAGAATTGATACCTGTATTGATTGCCGGAAACCATCAGATGGAATTACCGGAGATTTCTCTCAAAGGTCGTAATAATTACCAAAATTTGAAGCGCAAACTTGCTTTGATGAGTACATTGGAACGTGACTTATACCAGTCGGAAGCTCCATACCATATATTAAAAGGATACGGAGCAACTGGAAAAGAACAGGTTCGGTATTCGTTGGTAATACCATTCGAATCATGGATGAAGGATGCGCGCCTGGATATAAAGAAAGAGGTAATGGGTTGCTGCAAACCGGGCAAATTGTTATCAACATTCCCTCTTTTCAGCACTATTGCTTTGGAGCAGTTTTCAATTCCATATCAGGTTATTCCGCACATCAGTTACGTCCAACCCCAAGTTGAACCTATTAAAAAACGTGAGATGGCATGTGAAGTGTTTTTGGATTTTGTCGTTTCTAAAACTGACATAAAGCCGGATTATATGAACAATCCGTCTGAGTTGAAAAAGATAGCTTCCATGCTTGCAGAAATGAAAAGTGATACAACTATATCAATTCGTGGAATATCAGTCATCGGTTATGCTTCACCGGAAGGCTCTTTCTTGTTTAACAGACAACTTTCCGAAGGACGTGCGAAAGCACTTGTAAATTACCTGCTCCCCCGTTTCTCTTTTTCAAAAGAATTATATAAGGTGGAATATGGTGGTGAAAATTGGGCTGGACTACGTAAAATGGTAGCTGAATCTGACATGCTGGAGAAAGAAGGCATTCTTCATATCATTGATAATATACCGGCTTCTATAAATTATAATACAAATACTAGCCGTAAAAAATCATTGATGCTATATAAGCAAGGTGAGCCTTATCGGTATATGCTACACGAGTATTATCCACATTTACGAAAGGCGATATGTAAGATAGAATATAATGTTCAGAATTTTAATATAGAACAGGCAAAAATACAGCTTCATAGCCGACCGCAAGATCTGAGTCTGAATGAAATCTATCAAGTAGCTCTTACTTATGAGAATGGTTCGCCGGAGTTTATAGAACTGTTTGAAACAGCCGTCAGAATCTTTCCTGACGATGAGGTTGCTAACTTAAATGCCGCTTCGGCTGCGCTTTCACATGGAGATACAGTATTAGCAGAAGAATATCTTAAGAAGACAAAGATAGCCGTACCTGAGTATGAAAACACAGTGGGAGTGTTACACTTATTGAAAGGGGAGTATAAACAAGCAGAGGTACATCTCAATAAAGCTGCCGAATCCGGATTAAGACAAGCACGTCTCAATCTTGAGGAATTGGCAAAAAGGAGAGTAATATCCAAACAATAA
- a CDS encoding Mfa1 family fimbria major subunit (Members of this family are fimbrial shaft proteins (major subunit proteins), found in the Bacteriodetes. The family is named for Mfa1 from Porphyromonas gingivalis, and is related to but distinct from the family of FimA from the species.), protein MKTRSFLLSTLAAFMLAGCSSEEAGENNIPGDDLNGKAYLSLSLKSHSATTRAATATKPGSEGESHAGNVTVLLFDKDDVCLDVVDFNNAEVGNSGGEGNPPAAASDVKLVPEKTEKVFVVINPYSAGWDLSKDAVKGKPWNTINAAIDATIANVTGNKNFMMASAGTTDAGALTDVKSNVVKVTPENEATAKDQAKANPAIINVDRLSAKVEVAVKSPDFTKPEGSSFTFGGWELSVTNKSVKLYSDLITYANATEGAVYRRDKNYLLGEQPTGGESAMDAAFDYLKNIDSQDGVIPDVAQTDGASRYCLENTMDAEAQQLGFTTKVVVKAQYTPSGLTENSSYFSWKGNYYTLEGLQKAYKETTGGGLKTDLPIFLKKAGIVEEGVSDIDKAIEELTTSNFNEKTGIIGRFCAVRYYHSSVCYYDVLIRHDQAITTKMALGRYGVVRNNWYHLELQSVSGPGTPWIPDPSDPDPTNPTPPDTDDDEADAYLSVQITINPWTFWTQGVDLH, encoded by the coding sequence ATGAAAACAAGAAGTTTTCTATTATCGACGTTGGCAGCTTTTATGCTTGCCGGTTGTAGTAGTGAGGAAGCAGGGGAAAACAACATTCCGGGTGATGACCTGAATGGCAAAGCGTATCTGTCGCTGTCGCTAAAAAGTCATTCAGCTACTACAAGAGCAGCAACAGCAACAAAACCGGGTAGTGAAGGGGAAAGTCACGCGGGGAATGTAACTGTTCTATTATTTGACAAGGATGATGTATGCCTTGATGTGGTTGACTTTAATAATGCTGAAGTTGGAAACAGCGGAGGAGAAGGGAATCCACCTGCTGCCGCCAGTGATGTTAAACTAGTGCCGGAAAAGACTGAGAAAGTATTTGTGGTTATCAACCCTTATAGTGCTGGGTGGGATTTATCTAAAGATGCCGTAAAGGGTAAACCTTGGAACACGATTAATGCTGCTATTGATGCGACTATTGCCAATGTTACGGGCAATAAGAATTTTATGATGGCGAGTGCAGGCACCACCGATGCTGGAGCATTAACGGATGTAAAGTCGAATGTGGTTAAAGTTACTCCGGAGAATGAGGCTACGGCAAAAGATCAAGCAAAAGCTAATCCTGCTATAATTAACGTAGATCGACTGAGTGCAAAAGTAGAGGTTGCGGTTAAGTCACCGGACTTTACAAAACCTGAGGGTTCCAGTTTTACTTTCGGTGGTTGGGAATTAAGTGTTACCAACAAGAGCGTAAAGCTATATAGTGACCTTATCACTTATGCTAATGCTACGGAAGGAGCTGTTTACCGTCGGGATAAAAACTATTTGCTTGGCGAACAGCCTACAGGTGGTGAAAGCGCTATGGATGCGGCATTCGATTATCTGAAAAACATCGATAGTCAAGATGGTGTTATTCCTGATGTTGCACAAACAGACGGAGCAAGTCGTTACTGTCTTGAAAATACTATGGATGCTGAAGCACAACAATTAGGTTTTACCACAAAGGTGGTAGTAAAAGCCCAGTACACCCCTAGTGGCTTAACTGAAAATAGTAGTTATTTCTCTTGGAAAGGCAATTATTATACATTGGAAGGGCTTCAAAAGGCATACAAAGAAACTACTGGCGGTGGACTGAAAACGGATTTGCCTATATTCTTAAAAAAAGCAGGTATCGTGGAAGAGGGTGTTTCGGACATAGATAAAGCCATTGAAGAGCTTACTACTAGTAATTTTAATGAAAAAACCGGTATTATCGGACGTTTCTGTGCCGTACGTTACTATCACTCATCTGTTTGCTATTATGATGTCTTGATTCGTCATGACCAGGCTATAACAACCAAAATGGCTTTAGGTAGATACGGTGTAGTACGAAACAACTGGTATCACCTTGAACTTCAGAGTGTGAGCGGTCCCGGTACGCCGTGGATTCCCGACCCGTCCGATCCTGATCCAACCAATCCTACACCACCGGATACCGACGATGATGAAGCAGATGCTTATCTCTCTGTACAAATCACTATCAATCCATGGACTTTTTGGACACAAGGTGTTGATTTACATTAA
- a CDS encoding FimB/Mfa2 family fimbrial subunit codes for MEIKRHIEKYKIILAAFMAAGITGCDVLHDDFSQCDLFLEFRYDYNMANEDWFAKQVEEVKVYVFDAKGSYIQTFTENGSPLKSPGYRMQIPYRLKGSTAVVWAGKTDSFYSLPIMTAGDPIDKLILKYEPENNISNNHLDALWHSGPLQMFSSENISNTETVSLIRNTNDITIGITQGNTLVDISKYDIQLIATNSSYNYKNNFGDKNKTITYCPCLEAEYDRASFQTRIHTLRLVEDGDMTFSITEKVSGKAIDIGGKTTINLIDYLLMSKPEMMSEQEYLDRRYEWDINIRIGDKEENGYIALSITINNWTYWFQPTDM; via the coding sequence ATGGAAATAAAAAGACACATAGAGAAATACAAAATAATCCTTGCCGCTTTTATGGCGGCAGGGATTACCGGTTGCGATGTTCTTCATGATGACTTCAGCCAGTGTGACCTTTTTCTTGAATTCCGCTATGACTATAATATGGCAAATGAAGATTGGTTTGCCAAACAAGTGGAAGAAGTAAAGGTTTATGTGTTTGATGCAAAAGGGAGTTATATACAAACATTCACCGAAAATGGCAGTCCACTAAAAAGTCCGGGCTACCGTATGCAGATACCATATCGGTTGAAAGGCTCTACGGCTGTAGTATGGGCTGGAAAGACAGATAGCTTTTACTCATTGCCGATAATGACTGCGGGCGACCCGATAGATAAATTGATATTGAAATATGAGCCGGAAAATAACATAAGTAATAATCACCTTGATGCGTTATGGCACAGTGGACCCTTACAAATGTTTTCATCGGAGAATATCAGCAATACAGAAACCGTCAGCTTGATACGAAATACCAATGATATAACGATAGGTATTACACAGGGGAATACCCTGGTAGATATTTCGAAATATGATATACAACTAATTGCAACAAACAGTTCTTATAACTATAAAAATAATTTTGGAGATAAGAACAAGACCATAACTTATTGTCCTTGCCTTGAAGCGGAATACGACAGGGCATCTTTCCAAACCCGGATTCACACGCTCAGGCTTGTTGAGGATGGTGATATGACTTTTTCCATCACAGAGAAAGTCTCAGGAAAAGCGATAGATATCGGAGGAAAAACAACCATAAACCTTATTGACTATTTGTTAATGAGCAAACCGGAAATGATGAGCGAACAAGAATACCTCGACCGCAGATACGAATGGGATATCAACATTCGAATCGGAGATAAGGAAGAGAATGGCTACATTGCATTGAGTATAACCATCAATAATTGGACCTATTGGTTCCAACCAACAGATATGTAA
- a CDS encoding fimbrial protein has protein sequence MNITINIKFSAVVLLLTIFALFTYSCTKENEVAGARIYEGEKIPMSIKMGTRNTITDEDEVIKSVRAIVFNDKNELVYNDVSDASINVDGIYTASIRAAQGYNNIYIICNETPELTEKLAAITLENEIEKVTFSAIGIVAPPPMYGNVARAYVESRSDGKNATVTINNITMTELPVKVNRMVSRIKFTAIKNIANENEDFKVTKLNVKVCRMPVATPIGEGQAYTEDIWSDDLTIPGTGELNNNGTYIINGDNYTIQDGVDFITTPATYIPEHILSDPQNASHATYLKIDAQCVLKNGSAQVLNCVYLLNIGQEPPKNYNLTRNNHYQIYATITGMGAMGLYAEIVAMEEHDITINWKPIDGLVIVSDKAADYDAVADTSRNVNIWNDVSVYSGILKAYHSETGYKDVLFKYGSLIAVHSGTGAGEEFIAPSNANALNDVLWYPGSYDPLSISGWTDIPYLNTDGIPANNTVDQVKAGVGDPCKLAGLSETQIKAQNIVDNGQWHMATQNENQALIEASDNENSSYGYPSFHWLLSPHNRYRDASGVSQGDRSNGGYWTDDASVFEFSGNNPSGAGFQSGKDRQSAYMIRCVRNEIPESKIESGNGSSPTYQGSENGTKAFFSIKSNVPYWTATLVTGEGAGTADPNDFSFVSDGTIVHTTHGSNTENIPVYVKRKESASPRSFRVKVEGVGLDGQTRSILLTVSQSGYDLRATTGLSSLGNIPQTGDTYTVNIQLTPTDISIPAGELFLQVVYGGVQKCLSTKADTEPNTYSYSVSVTIPENSSPSSINLTVNILLAKDTGVTVPLGSPSITQNGY, from the coding sequence ATGAATATAACTATAAATATAAAATTTTCGGCAGTTGTCTTGCTTTTGACCATATTTGCCCTGTTTACTTACTCTTGTACAAAAGAGAACGAAGTAGCAGGCGCACGTATTTACGAAGGAGAAAAGATACCGATGAGTATTAAAATGGGGACGCGCAATACTATCACCGACGAAGATGAAGTTATAAAATCCGTACGTGCAATTGTGTTTAATGATAAGAACGAACTGGTATACAATGACGTTTCTGACGCTTCCATAAATGTCGATGGCATATACACCGCTTCTATAAGAGCGGCACAGGGATATAACAACATTTACATCATCTGCAATGAAACACCGGAGCTTACCGAAAAGCTCGCTGCCATTACCCTGGAAAATGAAATAGAAAAAGTGACATTCTCTGCCATAGGTATCGTTGCTCCTCCGCCCATGTATGGAAATGTGGCACGTGCCTATGTGGAATCCCGCAGCGACGGAAAAAACGCCACGGTTACAATCAATAATATTACAATGACGGAACTGCCGGTTAAGGTAAACCGTATGGTATCCCGCATCAAATTTACAGCAATTAAAAATATCGCTAATGAGAATGAGGATTTTAAAGTAACCAAACTGAATGTTAAAGTATGTCGTATGCCAGTTGCCACTCCTATAGGAGAAGGGCAGGCATATACGGAAGATATTTGGTCGGATGACCTTACTATCCCGGGAACTGGCGAACTCAATAATAATGGTACATATATAATAAATGGAGATAACTACACCATACAAGACGGGGTGGATTTTATAACAACTCCCGCTACTTATATTCCCGAACATATATTGTCCGACCCTCAAAATGCATCACACGCAACCTATCTTAAAATCGACGCGCAATGCGTGCTTAAAAACGGAAGTGCGCAGGTGCTGAACTGCGTTTACCTCTTGAATATCGGTCAAGAGCCTCCCAAAAACTATAACCTGACGCGAAATAACCATTATCAGATATATGCCACCATTACCGGTATGGGTGCAATGGGGTTATATGCGGAAATAGTGGCAATGGAGGAACATGATATCACCATCAACTGGAAACCTATTGACGGACTGGTCATAGTGAGTGACAAGGCGGCAGATTATGACGCAGTTGCCGATACATCCAGAAATGTAAATATCTGGAATGATGTCAGCGTTTATTCAGGTATACTGAAAGCATATCATTCAGAGACGGGATATAAGGATGTATTGTTCAAATATGGCAGCCTGATAGCCGTGCACAGCGGCACAGGTGCGGGTGAGGAGTTTATAGCTCCTTCCAATGCCAATGCATTGAACGATGTACTCTGGTATCCCGGTTCATACGATCCCTTAAGCATCAGCGGGTGGACAGATATTCCTTACCTAAACACAGACGGAATTCCTGCAAATAACACCGTAGACCAAGTTAAAGCCGGGGTGGGAGATCCCTGCAAGCTGGCCGGACTTTCCGAAACCCAGATCAAGGCTCAAAACATTGTGGATAACGGGCAGTGGCACATGGCTACTCAGAATGAGAACCAAGCCCTGATAGAGGCGTCGGATAACGAGAATAGTTCATACGGTTATCCTTCTTTCCATTGGCTGCTTTCCCCGCATAACCGGTATAGAGACGCGAGCGGTGTATCTCAGGGGGACCGTTCCAATGGAGGGTATTGGACCGACGACGCTTCAGTATTCGAATTCTCCGGTAATAATCCATCGGGGGCGGGTTTCCAAAGCGGCAAGGACAGGCAAAGCGCCTATATGATCCGCTGCGTGCGCAATGAAATACCGGAAAGCAAGATAGAGTCAGGTAATGGCTCCAGTCCTACTTACCAGGGAAGTGAAAACGGTACAAAAGCTTTTTTCAGCATTAAGTCTAATGTGCCTTATTGGACAGCAACGCTTGTCACGGGAGAAGGTGCGGGAACAGCGGATCCGAACGATTTCTCGTTCGTATCGGATGGCACCATCGTACATACGACCCACGGAAGCAATACGGAAAATATCCCTGTATACGTCAAACGTAAAGAAAGCGCTTCACCGCGTTCATTCAGAGTGAAGGTGGAAGGGGTCGGTTTGGACGGACAGACAAGAAGCATATTGCTCACCGTCTCGCAAAGCGGATATGATTTACGTGCTACTACCGGATTAAGTAGTCTGGGTAATATACCTCAAACGGGAGATACTTATACGGTGAATATCCAGCTTACCCCGACGGATATCTCCATACCTGCCGGAGAACTGTTTTTGCAGGTTGTTTATGGAGGCGTCCAAAAGTGTCTCAGTACTAAAGCGGATACTGAACCGAATACGTATAGTTATTCTGTCTCGGTAACAATTCCTGAGAACAGCAGCCCGAGTTCTATCAATCTTACTGTTAATATTCTACTAGCGAAAGATACTGGAGTGACGGTTCCTCTCGGCAGTCCGTCAATTACGCAAAACGGCTACTGA
- a CDS encoding DUF4906 domain-containing protein has protein sequence MNLRTKYERYFRTVCTTLLLLAFVGCAKDKLVEYGPGDATGKVVMVSLKVGIPPAVEPASTSGYSAAKSLFRDRNDSGLPFTVALEQGQEPHEVTTRVSDGTTKLHNLWLFQFDEHGSIKGNPHKLSDAVTAINDLMTIDVPLVVSENQTLYLLVLGPKLNYDMSGVSTLDELKNWSFDYLINVEGHTQSLITADDEVPLAGEVSGVTVVDIDGGKRGLVEYNKPAGFVGGIEIERLMARVTLRYKFEVENYRLQGLKLLNVNNTIRLTNPDKNTDADTYATFEMDQLGEPDSNGYYSATWYVAQNRQGTVATILSESQRYYKVVNKTPSGAAPPLGTQIEAWAYPTTGTNEYAIYQMYVGNNNTDNFDVEPNHFYNLRTAINAEINSAKNDERIRAYTTSQYVEFFSSSNVKSSGAGFSYTQYNKSGVTYDLDAAYSVRPIVIQTQGRKVEVEIYTDAGCTQRADKGSSWLLLSSSSNYTDAFNNVKEPLDTRVTASSILPTQVKFYLYNKEYIYDDDGKLVDPGESDKLGKRSLYIKVTTMPEGEGETLQTFHIFRLDQRPAVYAGCFGGERDTDGNYTMGLVHDRPQRSVYQYDVSSGKVEYGYDGIVTADYSYGTDDVYYGKNATVNLAENIKNLTWSGYIPVPQKDASGHILLYQYQHPASTFSARACYDKNRDEDGNGRIEGEELKWYLPASNQLIGLYIGSLLDASSGQTITEDGSTYAKRWYYGLNTYNKTEGGARCVRDIPLPSVTY, from the coding sequence ATGAACCTAAGAACAAAATATGAAAGGTATTTCCGGACAGTCTGCACCACCTTGCTGTTACTGGCGTTCGTGGGCTGTGCAAAAGATAAACTGGTAGAGTACGGTCCCGGTGACGCTACCGGTAAGGTGGTTATGGTCAGCCTGAAAGTCGGTATTCCCCCCGCTGTAGAGCCTGCGTCAACGAGCGGATATTCCGCCGCTAAGTCGCTTTTCAGGGATAGGAACGATTCCGGGTTGCCGTTTACAGTGGCTTTGGAACAGGGACAAGAACCACATGAGGTAACTACCCGGGTATCTGACGGCACGACCAAGTTACACAACCTTTGGCTTTTCCAATTCGATGAGCACGGTTCCATTAAGGGAAATCCTCATAAACTGAGTGATGCAGTAACAGCCATAAATGATTTGATGACGATAGATGTCCCCCTCGTAGTATCAGAGAATCAAACCTTGTACCTGTTGGTATTAGGCCCTAAACTTAACTATGATATGAGCGGAGTGAGCACTCTTGATGAACTCAAGAATTGGAGTTTTGACTATCTTATTAATGTAGAAGGGCATACCCAATCGCTTATCACCGCAGATGATGAGGTACCGCTGGCCGGAGAAGTGTCAGGTGTCACTGTGGTGGACATCGACGGTGGTAAGCGTGGTCTGGTAGAATACAACAAACCGGCCGGGTTTGTAGGAGGCATCGAAATCGAGAGGTTGATGGCACGCGTTACCTTACGTTACAAGTTCGAGGTGGAAAATTACCGGTTACAAGGTTTGAAACTGCTGAATGTAAACAATACCATCCGGCTCACCAATCCTGATAAAAATACCGATGCGGATACATACGCCACATTTGAAATGGATCAGTTGGGTGAGCCCGATTCCAATGGATATTACTCGGCAACATGGTATGTGGCGCAGAATCGGCAAGGGACAGTTGCAACTATTCTGAGTGAAAGCCAGCGCTACTACAAAGTGGTCAATAAGACTCCTTCAGGTGCTGCGCCGCCACTGGGTACGCAGATAGAGGCATGGGCATACCCTACTACCGGAACAAACGAATACGCGATCTACCAGATGTATGTTGGGAATAATAACACCGATAACTTCGATGTGGAACCCAACCATTTTTATAATTTGCGTACTGCCATAAACGCAGAGATAAACTCGGCAAAGAACGATGAACGGATCAGGGCATATACCACCAGCCAGTATGTGGAATTTTTTTCCAGTTCTAACGTAAAGTCTTCCGGGGCGGGGTTCAGCTACACCCAGTACAACAAATCGGGTGTCACTTATGACCTGGATGCAGCTTATAGTGTCCGCCCGATAGTTATACAGACTCAAGGAAGGAAAGTGGAAGTGGAAATATATACTGACGCAGGTTGTACGCAGAGAGCCGATAAGGGAAGCAGTTGGCTCCTCCTGTCTTCCTCTTCCAACTATACGGATGCATTCAATAATGTTAAAGAGCCATTGGATACTCGTGTTACGGCAAGTTCCATACTTCCCACTCAGGTGAAGTTTTATCTCTATAATAAGGAATACATTTATGATGATGACGGCAAACTGGTTGACCCGGGTGAATCCGATAAATTAGGAAAGCGTTCTTTATACATTAAAGTAACTACTATGCCAGAGGGTGAAGGAGAAACATTGCAAACTTTCCATATATTTAGACTAGACCAGCGCCCGGCAGTATATGCCGGGTGTTTTGGAGGAGAAAGAGACACTGACGGAAACTATACAATGGGATTGGTGCATGACAGACCGCAACGTAGTGTATACCAGTATGACGTATCATCGGGTAAAGTGGAATATGGTTACGATGGGATTGTGACAGCTGATTATTCATACGGAACGGATGACGTGTATTATGGAAAAAACGCGACGGTAAACCTGGCCGAGAATATAAAGAACCTTACTTGGAGTGGTTATATACCTGTTCCGCAGAAAGATGCTTCCGGACATATATTGCTATATCAATATCAACACCCCGCTAGTACATTTTCTGCAAGGGCTTGCTATGATAAGAACCGAGATGAAGATGGAAACGGACGAATAGAAGGGGAGGAGTTAAAATGGTATTTACCGGCATCCAATCAACTGATTGGCCTCTATATCGGCAGTCTATTAGATGCCAGCAGCGGGCAAACAATTACAGAAGATGGAAGTACTTATGCCAAAAGGTGGTATTACGGGCTTAACACTTACAATAAGACTGAGGGTGGTGCAAGGTGTGTAAGAGACATTCCTCTCCCTTCCGTTACTTATTAA